In Methanocaldococcus sp. FS406-22, the genomic stretch AGGCATTGGACAGACATAGCAACAATGGATGAGGAAGGAAAGTTCTTTAAAGTTAGAGACGATAAGTTTATGAAGATTGAGGTAGTTCCTCAAGTTTATTTTGATGAATTAAGAGAAGATGCATTGAGAGCAGAATATATGGCAAAAATCCCAGTTTATTTAATTTTAAATGAAATAAAAAATGAAGAGGGGTTGATACATTTTTACCCTTATGATAAGAGAGTTGGAAGAAGAACCAGAAGATATTGGATTTGTTCATTTAAATACACTTATGAAATAGGATTTGACTATAAAGAGGAAGAGGAGTTTGAAGACATCCTATAGGGGGTGAAATTATGGAAAATTATTTAGAAGATGAACTTATAACTAGAGGCATTGAGATAAATTACCTCTATGTATGTAAAACAAAGCTTTGGTATTTTGTAAGAGGCATAACTATGGAGCAAGAAAGTGATTTTATTGATTTGGGAAAATTTTTACATGAAAAGAGTTATTTTGGAGAAGAAAAGGAGGTTCAAATAGGAAGTATAAAGATTGATTTTATTAAAAAGAGGGATATTGTTGAAATTCATGAAATAAAAAAGGGAAAGCAAATGGAAAAAGCCCATATCATGCAGGCGTTATATTATATTTATTATTTAAACAAATTAGGAATAAAGGCTAAAGCTATT encodes the following:
- the cas4 gene encoding CRISPR-associated protein Cas4, with product MENYLEDELITRGIEINYLYVCKTKLWYFVRGITMEQESDFIDLGKFLHEKSYFGEEKEVQIGSIKIDFIKKRDIVEIHEIKKGKQMEKAHIMQALYYIYYLNKLGIKAKAILHYPKLKEIKEIKLKESDKEEIKRAIKEIEHIKSLKEPPAPIYQKICKNCAYYELCFI